From a region of the Pseudoclavibacter endophyticus genome:
- a CDS encoding uroporphyrinogen-III synthase — translation MNGAAAVSARLDGFRVGVTSDRRSDELIAALARRGAECVHAPTIRMANEDDLAQIEAETGAIVDAAPHVLLATTSYGIRRWFDVADEAGLGGPLVERLGRAEILVRGPKARGAIRAAGLDDEGMGEVETTEALVDYAIERGVDGRTVAVQLHGATDERQLARLRAAGATVLTVSPYVWHEHEDRPRVDRLIELIIAGGVDAVTFTSAPAAEALFRAAAQVGAETDLRSAFRGVPGLGGVAAVAVGPVTAEPIIERGVVPIVPQRFRMGAMIKSLCDELIDEHVVGIDTVAGQLTLRGRTMVHGGEATSLSPTSLALIRALIAARGALVTRVDLGRAASVSGEGVSIDMAMSRLRAALPSDVVQTIVKRGYRLRLAEAVAAR, via the coding sequence ATGAACGGTGCCGCGGCAGTGAGCGCGCGCCTCGACGGGTTTCGCGTCGGGGTGACGAGCGACCGCCGGTCGGACGAGCTCATCGCGGCCCTCGCGCGGCGCGGCGCGGAGTGCGTGCACGCGCCGACGATTCGCATGGCGAACGAGGACGACCTCGCGCAGATCGAGGCCGAGACCGGGGCGATCGTCGACGCGGCACCGCATGTGCTGCTGGCGACGACCTCGTACGGCATCCGTCGCTGGTTCGACGTCGCCGACGAGGCCGGGCTCGGCGGCCCGCTCGTCGAGCGACTGGGGCGCGCCGAGATCCTCGTGCGCGGGCCGAAGGCGCGCGGCGCGATCCGTGCGGCCGGGCTCGACGACGAGGGCATGGGCGAGGTTGAAACGACGGAGGCGCTCGTCGACTACGCGATCGAGCGCGGCGTCGACGGCCGCACGGTCGCGGTGCAGCTGCACGGCGCGACCGACGAGCGGCAGCTCGCGCGCCTTCGCGCGGCGGGCGCGACGGTGCTCACCGTGAGCCCGTACGTGTGGCACGAGCACGAGGACCGCCCGCGGGTCGATCGGCTGATCGAGCTGATCATTGCGGGCGGGGTCGACGCGGTGACGTTCACGAGTGCGCCTGCCGCCGAGGCGCTGTTCCGCGCGGCCGCGCAGGTCGGGGCCGAGACGGACCTGCGCAGCGCGTTTCGCGGGGTTCCGGGCCTCGGCGGTGTCGCCGCGGTCGCGGTCGGGCCGGTGACGGCCGAGCCGATCATCGAGCGCGGGGTCGTCCCGATCGTGCCGCAGCGGTTCCGGATGGGTGCCATGATCAAGTCGCTTTGCGACGAGCTCATCGACGAGCATGTCGTGGGCATCGACACGGTCGCGGGACAGCTCACGCTTCGCGGCCGCACGATGGTGCACGGCGGCGAGGCGACGAGCCTCAGCCCCACTTCGCTCGCGCTGATCCGGGCCCTGATCGCGGCGCGGGGTGCGCTCGTCACGCGCGTCGATCTCGGTCGAGCCGCGAGCGTATCGGGCGAGGGCGTCAGCATCGACATGGCCATGAGCCGGCTGCGGGCAGCGCTGCCGAGCGACGTGGTGCAGACGATCGTGAAACGCGGTTACCGCCTGCGCTTGGCCGAGGCGGTCGCGGCCCGCTGA
- a CDS encoding ABC transporter ATP-binding protein codes for MLELQGISKTFFPGTVNERVALAGVDLTMNEGDFVTVIGSNGAGKSTLLNALSGKLRVDSGKILLDGTHIGGLAEHARARFVGRVFQDPMAGTAPDLTIEQNLALAYRRGATRGLSLGLTRGRREHFAEQLARLELGLEHRLRAKVGLLSGGQRQALSLLMASFTNPRVLLLDEHTAALDPQRAAQVTQLTRDIVSSAGLTTLMVTHNMQQALDLGNRLIMMHDGRIILELSADEKAQATVDDLLGEFGKIKGAELDDRTMLQ; via the coding sequence ATGCTTGAGCTCCAGGGCATCTCGAAGACGTTCTTCCCCGGCACCGTCAACGAGCGCGTCGCGCTCGCCGGCGTCGACCTCACCATGAACGAGGGCGACTTCGTGACGGTCATCGGGTCGAACGGCGCTGGCAAGTCGACGCTGTTGAACGCGCTTTCGGGCAAGCTGCGCGTCGACTCCGGCAAAATCTTGCTCGACGGCACGCACATCGGGGGACTGGCCGAGCACGCCCGCGCGCGTTTCGTGGGCAGAGTCTTCCAAGACCCGATGGCGGGCACGGCCCCCGACCTCACGATCGAGCAGAACCTCGCCCTCGCATACCGGCGCGGTGCGACGCGGGGACTGTCACTCGGCCTCACACGCGGACGGCGCGAGCATTTCGCCGAGCAGCTCGCCCGCCTCGAGCTCGGGCTCGAGCATCGCCTGCGAGCGAAGGTGGGCCTGCTCTCGGGTGGCCAGCGGCAGGCGCTGTCGCTCCTCATGGCGAGCTTCACCAACCCGCGGGTGCTGCTGCTCGACGAGCACACGGCCGCGCTCGATCCGCAGCGGGCGGCACAGGTGACCCAGCTGACGAGGGACATCGTGTCGTCGGCCGGTCTCACGACGCTCATGGTCACGCACAACATGCAGCAGGCGCTCGACCTCGGCAACCGGCTCATCATGATGCACGATGGGCGCATCATCCTCGAGCTGAGCGCCGACGAGAAGGCGCAGGCGACCGTCGACGACCTGCTCGGGGAGTTCGGCAAGATCAAGGGGGCCGAGCTCGACGATCGTACGATGCTGCAGTAG
- the nirD gene encoding nitrite reductase small subunit NirD has translation MNSTAVLTGPAVAHASVASPDGPWTRVCRYDDLDPVWGVAALVASGTQVALFRLQNGNVYATSNVDPKTGAMVLSRGLVGEKRVEGETVPTIASPLHKDVFDLRTGRCFTSPELRLPIWRARVDGGDVSVAPPAAMLAVSHGTSDEHGRTAVLGLVEAVRAAVPGAPVHGGFVDVQQPDVPAALATADADAIVVPLLLATGYHVKHDIARDVDAHTASHAAVTRALGPDPRLASVLALRLAEVDWSPARDALVLIVAGSSDTEATRDGIIAGELLAELLRVPVAVGALAGAGAPMSEVVARIRAEHPDRRLVGVSYLLAPGYFQSVAESAGTDVTTRPLLTPDEPAAPELVAIVKERYLGALPPRRPHGSPSAA, from the coding sequence ATGAACTCAACCGCCGTGCTCACCGGCCCAGCCGTCGCCCATGCGTCCGTCGCGTCCCCCGACGGCCCGTGGACGCGCGTGTGCCGCTACGACGACCTCGACCCGGTGTGGGGCGTCGCCGCGCTCGTCGCGAGCGGCACCCAGGTCGCGCTGTTCCGCCTGCAGAACGGCAACGTCTACGCCACGAGCAACGTCGACCCGAAGACGGGCGCGATGGTGCTCTCACGCGGGCTCGTCGGCGAGAAGCGCGTCGAGGGTGAGACCGTGCCGACCATCGCCTCGCCCCTCCACAAGGACGTTTTCGACCTGCGCACGGGGCGGTGCTTCACGTCGCCCGAGCTGCGCCTGCCGATCTGGCGCGCCCGCGTCGACGGCGGCGACGTCTCGGTCGCACCGCCCGCCGCGATGCTGGCGGTGTCGCACGGTACCTCCGACGAACACGGCCGGACGGCCGTGCTCGGCCTGGTTGAGGCCGTCCGCGCGGCCGTCCCCGGGGCGCCCGTGCACGGCGGGTTCGTCGACGTGCAGCAACCCGACGTGCCGGCGGCGCTCGCGACCGCCGACGCCGACGCCATCGTCGTGCCGCTCCTGCTCGCGACCGGTTACCACGTCAAGCACGACATCGCGCGAGACGTGGATGCCCACACCGCCTCTCACGCGGCGGTCACGAGGGCCCTCGGTCCCGATCCGCGGCTCGCGAGCGTGCTCGCGCTTCGGCTCGCCGAGGTCGACTGGTCGCCGGCGCGCGACGCGCTCGTGCTCATCGTCGCGGGGTCGTCTGACACCGAGGCGACTCGGGATGGCATCATCGCGGGCGAGCTGCTGGCCGAATTGCTCCGCGTGCCCGTCGCCGTCGGTGCGCTGGCCGGCGCGGGCGCCCCGATGAGCGAGGTCGTCGCCCGCATCCGGGCGGAGCATCCCGATCGCCGCCTCGTCGGCGTGAGCTACCTGCTCGCGCCGGGCTATTTCCAGTCGGTGGCCGAGTCGGCCGGGACCGACGTCACGACCCGGCCACTGCTGACGCCGGACGAGCCGGCGGCGCCCGAGCTCGTGGCGATCGTGAAGGAGCGCTATCTCGGCGCGCTCCCGCCCCGGCGACCTCACGGCTCGCCCTCCGCGGCGTGA
- a CDS encoding formate/nitrite transporter family protein, with translation MSYIKPADLATAMVDSGAAKIHMATRDMLIRGFMGGSMLAIGAVFAVTITTQTGEPLLGALLFPVGFVLLYLLGYDLLTGVFTLAPLARLAKRPGVTWGGVLRCWGLIFAGNLAGAVLIAFFVSVYVTYGFTTEPSAIGQAIAEIGHGRTVGYAEHGTGGMATLFIRAVLCNWMVSTGVVAAMMSTTVQGKVVGMWLPIMLFFYLGFEHSIVNLFLFPAGLMLGADFTLVDYLLWNELPTVLGNLVGGILFVGLAIFWTHGRTAPARFPNARAIAAARRRVHARRAAAPAPTRRPVPVHEPAVARGPAAEPAIAEG, from the coding sequence GTGTCTTACATCAAGCCCGCCGACCTCGCGACCGCGATGGTCGACTCCGGCGCAGCCAAGATCCACATGGCGACCCGCGACATGCTGATCCGCGGGTTCATGGGCGGCAGCATGCTCGCCATCGGTGCGGTCTTCGCGGTCACGATCACGACGCAGACGGGTGAACCGCTGCTCGGCGCTCTGCTCTTTCCCGTCGGCTTCGTGCTGCTCTACCTGCTCGGCTACGACCTGCTCACCGGGGTGTTCACCCTCGCTCCCCTCGCCCGCCTCGCGAAGCGGCCCGGGGTCACCTGGGGCGGGGTGCTCCGCTGCTGGGGGCTCATCTTCGCGGGCAACCTCGCCGGGGCCGTGCTCATCGCGTTCTTCGTGTCGGTGTACGTGACGTACGGCTTCACGACCGAGCCGAGCGCGATCGGCCAGGCCATCGCCGAGATCGGCCACGGGCGCACGGTGGGCTACGCCGAGCACGGCACCGGCGGCATGGCCACGCTGTTCATCCGCGCCGTCCTGTGCAACTGGATGGTGTCGACCGGGGTGGTCGCCGCGATGATGTCAACGACCGTGCAGGGCAAAGTCGTCGGCATGTGGCTGCCGATCATGCTGTTCTTCTATCTCGGTTTCGAGCACTCGATCGTCAACCTGTTCCTCTTCCCCGCCGGGCTCATGCTCGGCGCCGATTTCACGCTCGTCGACTACCTGCTGTGGAACGAACTGCCGACCGTGCTCGGAAACCTGGTCGGCGGCATCCTGTTCGTCGGCCTCGCGATCTTCTGGACACACGGCCGCACCGCCCCGGCCCGCTTCCCGAACGCGCGAGCGATCGCGGCGGCCCGCCGGCGGGTGCACGCGCGGCGGGCGGCGGCTCCTGCCCCGACGCGCCGGCCCGTGCCCGTGCACGAGCCCGCGGTGGCGCGAGGGCCGGCTGCCGAGCCCGCGATCGCCGAGGGTTGA
- a CDS encoding FAD-binding and (Fe-S)-binding domain-containing protein, with product MTVASGMSGATDFVPTTVDADAANDLVAALRSRIDGDVDTASRRLAEYSTDASNYRIVPSAVAFPRTVDELATITDEARERGVPLHLRGAGTSIAGNAIGRGLVVDTSRHLNRIHSIDAEARTARVDPGVVVARLQDAAKPYGLRFGPDPSTWTRCTIGGMAGNNACGSHSLSFGRTAENIVDLDIIDGLGRRFTAADDLSVVPGLNEFVRRHLATIRLEFGRFGRQVSGYALEALLPERQHSLKDLLVGSEGTLGVITGATVRLVPMPNAPVTVVLGYPSMVAAANDVPALLACKPGAVEGLDARLVTAVREAKGAAAVESLPEGAGWLLIEMPGESLEDALERSHALVAASSAISHMIQPDAALARPIWRIREDGVGLAGRPGGTQAWPGFEDAAVPPDRLGEYLERFEQLTAKHGIDGMSYGHFGDGCIHVRLTFPLHESGKGMRAFMLDAGDLVAEFGGSISGEHGDGRARGELLPKMYSPAAIEAFRELKALFDPKNVLNPDVLVDPAPLDLDLRRPHALPIPRVRGGFAFEHDGGDFTNAVHRCVGMGKCRADNGGAGGFMCPSYQATRDEKDSTRARARVLQEVANGSLGPGAWSSREVDESLDLCLSCKACSTDCPAGVDMAQYKSEALYRAYKGRVRPMRHYVLGQLPRWTPLMSALAPIVNATMSVDWLRRLVLPIAGVDKRRRIPRVAPRTFREHRRRAVRRGRAVAPDSPVRAETSRVMVWTDSFSNGFAPGVGADVVRVLEAAGLEVVTPEQSVCCGLTWISTGQLDGARARLTRLMDAFAPVVDAGVPIVGVEPSCTAVLRSDLLDLFPDDPRAKRIAASTFTLAEVLSSAAPVKPADDWSMPSLDGVELIVQPHCHQYSVLGFHADRALLDAAGASVTQLAGCCGLAGNFGLEKGHYETSVAVAENALLPALRQAPDGARFLADGFSCRTQAEQLGDTTGVHLATLIAERL from the coding sequence ATGACGGTAGCGAGCGGGATGAGCGGGGCGACCGATTTCGTGCCGACCACGGTCGATGCAGATGCCGCGAACGACCTCGTCGCCGCGCTGCGGTCGCGGATCGACGGTGACGTCGACACGGCGAGCCGACGCCTGGCCGAGTACTCGACCGACGCCTCGAACTACCGCATCGTGCCGAGCGCGGTCGCCTTCCCGCGCACCGTCGACGAGCTCGCCACCATCACCGACGAAGCCCGGGAGCGCGGCGTGCCGCTGCACCTGCGGGGCGCCGGCACTTCGATCGCGGGCAACGCGATCGGGCGCGGGCTCGTCGTCGACACGTCTCGGCACCTGAATCGCATCCATTCCATCGACGCCGAGGCACGCACGGCACGCGTCGACCCGGGCGTCGTCGTCGCCCGGCTCCAAGACGCCGCCAAGCCCTACGGCTTGCGCTTCGGCCCCGACCCGTCGACGTGGACCCGCTGCACGATCGGCGGCATGGCCGGCAACAACGCCTGCGGCTCGCACTCCCTGTCGTTCGGTCGCACGGCCGAGAACATCGTCGACCTCGACATCATCGACGGACTCGGGCGCCGCTTCACGGCCGCCGACGACCTGTCGGTCGTGCCCGGTCTCAACGAGTTCGTGCGCCGCCACCTCGCCACGATCCGTCTCGAGTTCGGCAGGTTCGGCCGACAGGTCTCCGGCTACGCCCTCGAGGCGCTGCTGCCCGAGCGGCAGCATTCGCTGAAAGACCTGCTCGTCGGCTCCGAGGGCACCCTCGGCGTCATCACGGGCGCGACGGTGCGGCTCGTGCCGATGCCAAACGCCCCCGTGACGGTCGTGCTCGGCTACCCGTCGATGGTCGCCGCGGCGAACGACGTGCCCGCGCTGCTCGCCTGCAAGCCGGGCGCGGTCGAGGGGCTGGATGCCCGTCTCGTGACGGCCGTGCGCGAGGCGAAGGGCGCGGCCGCCGTCGAGTCGCTGCCGGAGGGCGCCGGCTGGCTCCTCATCGAGATGCCGGGCGAGTCGCTCGAGGACGCGCTCGAACGGTCCCACGCGCTCGTGGCGGCCTCGTCGGCGATCAGCCACATGATCCAACCTGATGCCGCGCTCGCCCGGCCGATCTGGCGCATCCGTGAAGACGGCGTCGGGCTTGCGGGGCGACCCGGTGGCACCCAGGCGTGGCCGGGGTTCGAGGACGCCGCGGTGCCGCCGGATCGGCTCGGCGAATACCTCGAGCGGTTCGAGCAGCTCACGGCGAAGCACGGCATCGACGGCATGAGCTATGGGCACTTCGGCGACGGCTGCATCCACGTGCGGCTCACGTTCCCGCTGCACGAGTCGGGCAAGGGCATGCGCGCCTTCATGCTCGATGCGGGGGACCTCGTCGCCGAGTTCGGCGGGTCGATCTCGGGCGAGCACGGTGACGGGCGTGCGCGCGGCGAGTTACTGCCGAAAATGTACTCGCCCGCCGCGATCGAGGCATTCCGCGAGCTGAAGGCGCTGTTCGACCCCAAGAATGTGCTCAACCCCGACGTGCTCGTCGACCCGGCCCCGCTCGACCTCGACCTGCGCCGTCCCCACGCGCTTCCCATCCCCCGCGTTCGCGGCGGGTTCGCGTTCGAGCACGACGGGGGCGACTTCACGAACGCCGTGCACCGCTGCGTCGGCATGGGCAAGTGCCGCGCCGACAATGGCGGGGCGGGCGGCTTCATGTGTCCGAGCTATCAGGCCACGCGCGACGAGAAGGACTCGACGCGCGCCCGCGCCCGCGTGCTGCAGGAGGTCGCGAACGGGTCGCTCGGACCCGGCGCCTGGTCGTCGCGCGAGGTCGACGAGTCCCTCGACCTCTGCCTCAGCTGCAAGGCGTGCTCGACCGACTGCCCGGCTGGGGTCGACATGGCGCAGTACAAGTCGGAGGCCCTCTACCGCGCCTACAAGGGCAGGGTGCGGCCCATGCGGCACTACGTGCTCGGGCAGCTGCCGCGCTGGACGCCGCTGATGTCGGCGCTCGCGCCGATCGTGAACGCCACGATGAGCGTCGACTGGCTGCGCCGACTCGTGTTACCAATCGCGGGGGTCGACAAGCGGCGCCGCATTCCGCGGGTCGCGCCGCGCACGTTCCGCGAGCATCGCCGGCGCGCGGTCCGTCGCGGCAGGGCCGTCGCCCCCGATTCGCCCGTCCGCGCGGAGACGAGCCGCGTCATGGTGTGGACCGATTCGTTCTCGAACGGCTTCGCGCCCGGCGTTGGCGCCGACGTGGTGCGGGTACTCGAGGCAGCCGGCCTTGAGGTCGTGACGCCGGAGCAGTCGGTGTGCTGCGGGCTCACGTGGATTTCCACCGGCCAGCTCGACGGCGCACGCGCCCGCCTGACACGCCTCATGGACGCGTTCGCCCCGGTCGTCGACGCGGGCGTTCCGATCGTCGGCGTCGAGCCGAGCTGCACGGCGGTGCTGCGCAGCGACCTGCTCGACCTGTTCCCGGACGACCCGCGCGCGAAACGCATTGCGGCGTCGACCTTCACGCTTGCCGAGGTGCTCTCGAGCGCCGCCCCCGTGAAGCCGGCCGACGATTGGTCGATGCCGAGCCTCGACGGTGTCGAGCTGATCGTGCAGCCGCACTGCCACCAGTACTCCGTGCTCGGCTTCCATGCCGACCGGGCGTTGCTGGATGCCGCGGGCGCGTCGGTGACGCAGCTTGCGGGATGCTGTGGTCTCGCGGGCAACTTCGGCCTCGAAAAGGGGCACTACGAGACGAGCGTCGCGGTTGCCGAGAACGCGCTGCTGCCGGCCCTGCGTCAAGCGCCGGATGGCGCCCGGTTCCTCGCCGACGGATTCTCGTGCCGCACGCAGGCCGAGCAGCTCGGCGACACGACGGGCGTGCACCTTGCGACCCTGATCGCGGAGCGACTGTAG
- the nirB gene encoding nitrite reductase large subunit NirB has translation MNITTNPRSIAVVGGGPAAHRLVEALADRGALGTSVNVTVLAEEPHAPYDRVQLSKRFEGPTELALADDGFWSQPGVSLRTGTRVAAIYPDTRELRFETGDVLAYDELVMATGSSATRPTIDHADVAHVMRTLDDVDALVSTVAVLRSRLRRAPIITVVGGGLLGLEAAGGVAELGAKPTLVHSRAWLMSSQVDEGAGRTLARLIADRGIDLELGVRPTGIVRAPSGATIGLELTDGRSIPADLVVFAIGITPRDELARDADIALAPRGGIAIDETCASSAPGVWAIGEVAALDGKTVGLVAPANAMAEVVADRLLGGQATFTPFDEATSLKLAGVDVANFGAVTSVPEGAIEVVFADPIAGVYQKLVVGDDARTLLGGVFVGNAEPYVRLRPMLGRQLPDSPGVYLDAGSGADGVELEVVDGTIVCSCKGVTAGVLRDHIRGGRTDLGELKACSGAGTQCGSCVSLVKNMLDRELTAAGVAVSAALCEHTELSRTELFEAVRVLGLQTVGEVQGRFIDGGVGCDICKPVVASIIATQTGGYILDDGAAALQDTNDRALANMQKDGTYSVVPRIPGGEITPDKLAVIAEVAQEYGLYAKITGGQRIDLFGARLEQLPHIWKRLVDAGMESGQAYGKSLRTVKSCVGSTWCRYGVQDSVGMAVFLEERYRGLRSPHKIKFGVSGCARECAEAQGKDIGVIATAEGWNLYVGGNGGMTPKHAELLAKDLDDATLVRYIDRYLMYYIRTADRLQRTARWQEALEGGLDHVRDVVCDDSLGIADELEAAMAKHVDAYEDEWAATLRSPERLRRFQSFVNAPDAPDPSVMHVPDGRGQRRPATGGEREGVLLSGPRIPVGRP, from the coding sequence ATGAACATCACCACGAACCCGCGATCCATCGCGGTCGTCGGCGGCGGGCCGGCGGCTCACCGCCTCGTCGAGGCGCTGGCGGATCGGGGCGCGCTGGGCACGAGTGTGAACGTGACGGTGCTGGCCGAGGAGCCGCACGCGCCCTATGACCGCGTGCAGCTCTCGAAGCGCTTCGAAGGCCCGACCGAGCTGGCGCTCGCCGACGACGGGTTCTGGTCGCAACCGGGGGTGTCGCTCCGCACCGGCACGCGCGTCGCCGCCATCTATCCCGACACGCGGGAACTGCGCTTCGAGACGGGCGACGTGCTGGCGTACGACGAGCTCGTGATGGCGACCGGCTCATCGGCGACCCGCCCGACGATCGACCACGCCGACGTCGCCCACGTCATGCGCACCCTCGACGACGTCGACGCCCTCGTGTCGACCGTCGCCGTGCTGCGCTCGCGGCTGCGGCGCGCACCGATCATCACCGTCGTCGGGGGTGGCCTGCTCGGCCTCGAGGCCGCGGGCGGCGTCGCCGAGCTCGGCGCGAAACCCACCCTCGTGCATTCGCGGGCATGGCTCATGAGCTCCCAGGTCGACGAGGGCGCCGGTCGCACCCTTGCGAGGCTCATCGCCGACCGGGGCATCGATTTGGAACTCGGCGTCCGCCCCACCGGCATCGTGCGTGCGCCGTCCGGGGCGACCATCGGCCTCGAGCTCACCGACGGGCGCTCGATCCCCGCCGACCTCGTGGTCTTCGCGATCGGTATCACCCCCCGCGACGAGCTTGCGCGCGACGCCGACATCGCCCTCGCACCCCGCGGGGGCATCGCGATCGACGAGACCTGCGCATCCAGCGCCCCGGGGGTCTGGGCCATCGGCGAGGTCGCCGCCCTCGACGGGAAGACGGTGGGCCTCGTGGCCCCCGCGAACGCGATGGCCGAGGTCGTCGCCGATCGCCTCCTCGGCGGGCAAGCGACGTTCACGCCGTTCGACGAGGCAACATCGCTCAAGCTCGCGGGCGTCGACGTCGCGAACTTCGGAGCCGTCACGTCCGTGCCGGAGGGCGCGATCGAGGTCGTTTTCGCCGACCCGATCGCCGGCGTCTACCAGAAACTCGTCGTGGGCGACGACGCCCGCACCCTGCTCGGGGGCGTGTTCGTCGGCAACGCTGAGCCGTACGTGCGGCTGCGCCCCATGCTCGGGCGCCAGCTGCCAGACAGTCCAGGCGTGTACCTCGACGCGGGCAGCGGTGCGGACGGCGTCGAGCTCGAGGTCGTCGATGGGACGATCGTGTGCAGCTGCAAGGGCGTCACGGCAGGTGTGCTCCGCGACCACATCCGCGGCGGCCGCACCGACCTCGGCGAGCTCAAGGCGTGCTCCGGCGCCGGCACGCAGTGCGGCTCGTGCGTCTCGCTCGTCAAGAACATGCTCGATCGCGAACTCACGGCCGCCGGCGTCGCCGTATCTGCGGCCCTCTGCGAGCACACCGAGCTGAGCCGAACCGAGCTCTTCGAAGCGGTGCGCGTACTCGGGCTGCAGACGGTCGGCGAGGTCCAGGGCCGCTTCATCGATGGGGGCGTCGGCTGCGACATCTGCAAACCCGTCGTCGCCTCGATCATTGCGACGCAGACGGGCGGCTACATCCTCGATGACGGGGCGGCCGCGCTGCAAGACACGAACGACCGCGCGCTCGCCAACATGCAGAAGGACGGCACCTACTCGGTCGTGCCGCGCATTCCCGGTGGCGAGATCACGCCCGACAAGCTCGCTGTCATCGCCGAGGTCGCACAGGAGTACGGCCTGTACGCGAAGATCACGGGCGGGCAGCGCATCGACCTGTTCGGCGCCAGGCTCGAGCAGCTGCCGCATATCTGGAAGCGCCTCGTCGACGCGGGCATGGAATCGGGCCAGGCCTACGGCAAGAGCCTGCGCACGGTGAAGAGCTGCGTCGGGTCGACCTGGTGTCGCTACGGCGTGCAGGACTCGGTCGGCATGGCGGTGTTCCTCGAGGAGCGATACCGCGGCCTGCGTTCGCCGCACAAGATCAAGTTCGGCGTGAGCGGCTGTGCGCGCGAGTGCGCGGAGGCGCAGGGTAAGGACATCGGCGTCATCGCGACGGCGGAGGGCTGGAACCTCTACGTGGGCGGCAACGGCGGCATGACGCCGAAGCACGCCGAGCTCCTGGCGAAGGACCTCGACGACGCCACGCTCGTGAGGTACATCGACCGCTACCTCATGTACTACATCCGTACGGCCGACCGTCTCCAGCGCACCGCCCGGTGGCAGGAGGCGCTCGAGGGTGGCCTCGACCACGTGCGCGACGTCGTGTGCGACGACTCGCTCGGCATCGCCGACGAGCTCGAGGCAGCCATGGCCAAGCACGTCGACGCCTACGAGGACGAATGGGCGGCCACGCTGCGCAGTCCGGAGCGCCTGCGCCGGTTCCAGTCGTTCGTGAATGCGCCGGATGCTCCCGATCCCTCGGTCATGCACGTGCCCGATGGCCGTGGCCAGCGTCGCCCCGCGACAGGCGGCGAACGCGAGGGCGTCCTGCTGAGCGGGCCGCGCATCCCTGTGGGCCGGCCGTGA
- the cobA gene encoding uroporphyrinogen-III C-methyltransferase: MLIVGAGPGDPDLITVAGLRALRRADVVLYDRLAPAELLDESRADAVLIDVGKTPGHHAVPQERINELIVEHARRGSVVVRLKGGDPYVFGRGGEELDACRAAGVPVRIIPGITSAIAVPGQAGIPVTHRGISRSFTVVSGHVPFDDAQYRALAGIGGTIVVLMGVNTMRQVVTGLARGGMRADVPLAVVERGFSEARRTRVATVGTAGAVFAGDSPRSPAVIVIGEVVRRAEVDPLDEAALQARVESLVGAATP; this comes from the coding sequence GTGCTGATCGTCGGGGCCGGCCCGGGCGATCCCGACCTGATCACCGTCGCCGGTCTGCGCGCCCTACGGCGCGCCGATGTCGTGCTGTACGACCGGCTCGCGCCCGCAGAGCTCCTCGACGAGAGCCGCGCGGACGCCGTGCTGATCGACGTCGGCAAGACCCCAGGGCACCACGCCGTGCCGCAGGAACGCATCAATGAGCTGATCGTCGAGCACGCGCGCCGCGGCAGCGTCGTCGTGCGGCTGAAGGGCGGCGACCCGTACGTGTTCGGCCGCGGCGGCGAGGAGCTCGACGCCTGCCGCGCGGCCGGCGTGCCCGTGCGAATCATCCCGGGCATCACGAGCGCCATCGCGGTGCCGGGGCAGGCCGGGATCCCCGTCACGCACCGCGGCATCAGCCGCAGCTTCACGGTCGTGAGCGGGCACGTGCCCTTCGATGACGCGCAGTACCGGGCGCTGGCCGGCATTGGCGGTACCATCGTGGTCCTCATGGGCGTGAACACGATGCGGCAGGTCGTCACCGGCCTCGCGCGCGGAGGGATGCGGGCGGATGTGCCGCTTGCGGTCGTCGAGCGCGGGTTCAGCGAGGCGCGGCGCACGCGGGTCGCGACCGTCGGGACTGCCGGCGCGGTCTTCGCTGGCGATTCGCCGCGATCGCCCGCCGTCATCGTGATCGGCGAGGTCGTGCGGCGTGCCGAGGTCGACCCCCTCGACGAGGCCGCGCTGCAGGCGCGGGTCGAATCGCTCGTCGGGGCGGCGACGCCGTGA